The sequence TAAGATCACTTGTGTTTTTTTCGTCAGTGCTCACATCGAGAGAAATATAAATCACATCTGCTTTTTTGAGATCTTCCAATTTACTGGTGAAAGTGATCCGATCAGCGCTTTTAGTTAATAGCTCCTCAAGACCAGGTTCAAATATGGGAAGTTGTTTTTTATTAAGTGCATCGACCAATGGGGCATCTTGATCATAGGCGATGACGTCAAACCCTTTTGAGGCAATGGCGATGCCTGAGTTGATTCCTAAATGGGATAATCCAGCAAAACCGATCACCATATGATTCCTATCTTTGTCATTTGCAGATCTATTTTGAGTAACACCTGAAAGTGGCCTTTGACAATAGTTTTGTATCTGCTTTCACTCTTGATTTCCGCCACTCACAGTGGAATACTTCCGAGCTAAATCAAAACAAAGGTTGGAACGCGTTATGACACCCTCAAAACCAATAGTCCCCTATACAGATTTAGGAAATCAAGCCGCCCCTCTAAAAGAGCAACTACTTAACGCCGTCGGCAAAGTAATTGATGGTGGCAATTTCATCTTAGGCCAAAATGTCACAGAGTTTGAAAGAGCTTTTGCGCGTTATTGCCAAACAGAATACGCCACAGGTTTAGCCAATGGTACTTGCGCACTTCATTTGGTACTGCGTGGCTTAGATTTCAAACAGGGCGATGAAGTTATTACAGCGCCAAATTCTTTTATCGCCTCAGCTTCATCCATTGATCTTGCAGGTCTACGTGTTGTTTTTTCTGATGTCCGTGAAGACATGAATATGGATCCAGAAAAAATTGAGGCAGCTATTACTCCCAAAACAAAAGCCATCATGCCCGTGCACTTAACGGGAAGACCCGCACCTATGAAAGAAATCATAGCTATTGCAAAAAAACATAAACTTTTTGTTTTAGAAGATGCCGCTCAAGCTTTGGGCGCGACATTAAACGGTCAACGTGTAGGAAGTTTTGGTGATGCGGCTTGTTTTAGTTTGCACCCACTCAAAAATCTTTTTGCCTTCGGTGATGCAGGCATGATGACAACTCCTCGTAAAGATATTTATGAAAAAATGCTGAAATCCCGCACCCACGGTTTGAAAAACAGAAACGACTGTGAATTTTTCAGCTTCAATTGCAGACTCGATGAATTGCAAGCCGCTATGCTCCTGGTGACCATGACAAAACTTGAAGAATGGACAAATAAACGTCGAGAACTGGCTTTTTATTACAATAAAAATTTAAAACCCTTTGTGGAAGTTCCTGAAGAAGGCCCTGGTGAGTTTTGTGTTTATCAAACCTATGTCATTAAAGCTGATCGTCGTGATGAGTTACTAAAATATTTAAACGAAAACGGTGTTGATGCAAAAGTTCATTATCCAACACCCATTCACATGCAAGAGGCCGCTCAGCATTTAGGTTATAAAGAAAATGATTTTCCAATGGCACTCAAACTTTCAAAAAGAATTATGAGTTTGCCGTTGTATCCGACACTCAAAGTACAACAACAAGATCTCTTGATCGATCTCGTAAGAAAGTTTTATGCACGTTAAGTATAATTATCTTGATAAACAATTTGGTGATTTTGAAGAATACCTCCCCGATTTACGCGAACTCGTAGCCTCAGGTGAATTTACTCTTGGGCCGTACGTTGATCGGTTTGAAAAAAAATTCGCAAAATACATTGGTGTAAAACACGTCATTGCTGTGAATAACGGAACTGACGCATTGATTTTATCGTTAAAAGCTGTGGGAGTAAAAGCTGGTGATGAAGTCATCACCGTGGCCAATACATTCTATGCTACAGCAGGCGCTATCGTCGCTGTGGGTGCACGACCTGTGTTTGTTGATTCAGATGATCGCCACTTAATTGACGTAAAAAAAATCGAAGCCGCAATCACTTCAAAAACAAAAGCCATATTACCTGTGCACTGGGCCGGCTGCCCTGCTGAGATGGATGCGGTTATGAAGATTGCAGATCAACATGGAATTCCAGTTATTGAAGATGCTTGCCCCGCCACAGGTGCAAAAATTGGAAATAAAATGTGTGGCAGCTTTGGCAAAGTAAACGCCTTTAGCATGCATCCACTAAAACCACTCAACGTCATGGGTGATGGTGGAATGATCGTCACCAACGATGATAAATGTAATGAATGGCTTAGAGTTTATCGCAATCACGGCATGGTCGATCGTGACCACATTGACATGTGGGGAATCAACGCCCGCCTTCAACCTTTTCAAGCGGTGATTGGTTATAAACTCCTCGATAAAATGGAATCCGTGATTGGGGAGCGCAATCGCGTGGCCCGTCAACTTGATAAGGGCTTAGCTGATCTGCCAGATTTTGTACGTGTGCCACGTCGCCCCGAAGGTATGCGTGAAGCTTATCAATTATATTTGGTGCGCGTAAAACGCCGTGATGAGTTACTTAAGTTTTTAATTGATAATAAAATTGAGGCCAAAGTTCATTACCCTTTACCACTTCATCTGCAAAAACCTGCTCGCGCGTTAGGTTATAAAGAAGGTGATTTTCCGGTAGCAGAACAAGAAGCAAAAGAGATTATCACATTGCCAGCACACCAATATATAACACCTGAACAAGGTGATTTTATCATTGAGCGCATTCACGCGTTTTATAAAAAATAATCAAAAGTTAAATTAAAATGGCCCCGACAGAGTGCCGGAGTGGGATTTATTTGTAGTGCTAATATGGTGAGAAAGGGTTGATTCACCAGAGAGCATTTGAGTTACTGCGTTTACAATATCTTTTGCCATTGGGTAATAATGAACATCAAGAGCGTAACTTGCCGGAACCGGGTGATTAGGCCATGTGATAGCCGAAGGTGCGTGCTTGAGTGCTTTGAATATTTTTTGAGTGACCTCGCTAATAATTGCAGAAGCTACTCCAAAGTGTGGCCAATCAGAATCGGCCACCAAGAGATGTCCTGTTTTCTCAACAGAAGTCATGATCGTATCAAAATCAATTGGCCGAACAGTGCGCAGATTTATAACCTCAACAGATTTACCCAGTGCTGCTAATTTCTCAGCAGCAATCATAGCCTCTTGAACCATGGGGCCAATTGCAATAATCGTTGCGTCTTTTCCTTCAAGCATCACGTGAGCTTTGCCTATGGGTATTTGATAAAGCCCACCTGGAACTTCACCCGTATCACTGTGAAGCCAGCGATGATCGATGTAAATCACGGGCTCATCATCTAAAATTGCAGAAACCATCAGCCCTTTAGCTTCAGCGGCATTTGCTGGAACAACCACTTTCACACCAGGTGTAGACGCAGCGAAACCATGAAGACTTTGTGTGTGCTGAGGCCCATTACCCCAGCCGCGCCCAACGATTCCACGAATAACACATGGAACTTTTTGCTGACCACCGAACATGTAATACCACTTTGCCATGTGATTACCGATTTGATCCCAGGTGAGTGGTAAGAAGTCCACACGGTGATGTATCAAAACAGGGCGTAATCCTAAAGTGGCGGCTCCGAAAGCAAAACCCGTGAGCATTTGTTCTGCCAGCGGCCCCTCAACAACGCGCTCAGGACCAAATTCTTTATACAAGCCGTTGAGAGTTCCAAAAACTGCTTTAGGGTCAATCAAACCTACTCCCACCAAAAACACTTCTGGGTGGGCTCTCATTGTTTGAGCATAGGCATCTTGAATGGCTTCGGTAAATTTCATTACGGACATGAATAACCCTCAGGAATCATAGATGTCGGAAAGGGTGCTTGCCGGGCGAAAACAAAAGCAGCGTCAATTTCATCTTGATGTTTTTTTCGTAAGCGCTCTTTCGCATCACTTGAAACAATCGTTTCTAAAAAAGCAATGGGGTCTTTTAATTTCCAATCATCTACTTCTTTTTGTGTTCGGTAGCCAACGGAGACATCGTAGTTAGGGCCGCAATGTTCTAAAATGCGATATGTTTTGCACTCAATAAATGAAGGGCCTTCACCAGCGCGAGCTCGCGCAACAGCTGCGTTCATCGCCTTGTAAACTTCAAGGGCATTGTTTCCATCAACTTGTACTGAGTTTACACCGAATCCAGCTCCGCGTTTATAAATTGGGACATCGGGTTGTCGTTCGTTGATCCAGGTGTTTGTTGCGAGACCATTATTCTCACAAATAAAAATTACAGGTAATTTTCTTACAGCTGCAAACATCAATGATTCTTGAAACAAACCTTCTTCAGAAGCCCCATCGCCAAAAGCTGCGATGGCAACATGATTTTGTTTTTTATACTTAATCGTAAAGGCCGCACCAACAGCATGGGGTATGGCTGCTCCGACGATGGCAGTCGTTCCTTGAAATCCAACTTTGAGATCGATGAGATGCATGGAGCCGCCAAAACCACGACTGCAGCCTGTGGCTTTTCCGAAAAACTCGCTGACCATTTCATCGAGATTTCCACCTTTGGCTAAATACCAACCATGTGAACGATAATAAGCGTAGGCAATGTCGTCTTTGGTGAGATTAGCGCAAACCCCAGCGGCGATGGCTTCTTGCCCTGTGCATAAATGAATGGGAGTTTTCATCTCCGCTTTGGGATATTCACGAGCAAGGGCATCCTCGAGCATGCGAATTCTTAGAGCTAAAGAATAAACCTTTTCGATAACTTGATGATCTAATTGAGACGCGTTTTGTGTTGCCATAGATGGAAGTAACATAAAATGGACCACCACATTATGGCAACAGAAAACCCCTAGCTTCTTGTTGCAATGGAGCTTTAGGCCACTATATTGTTTACCTTACTGATTCAATATAAGGTGACCACCATGGCTGAAGTAAATCTTTTAGATAAATACCCCAAAATCAAACGTAATTTAGATGAGAGAGCCGCTTCTACCGACGATGACAGGCAAATCGCAAAACAGTTCGGAAAAGAATACTTCGATGGCACTAGAAGTACGGGCTACGGTGGTTATCGTTATGATGGTCGCTGGAAACCTGTAGTCGCGCACTTTATCGAACATTACGGACTGACAAATAAAAGTCGCATCTTAGATATTGGATGCGCAAAAGGCTTTATGCTCCACGATTTTAAGGAAGCCTTACCCGACGCCACTGTAGCGGGTATTGATATTTCAACTTATGCCATTGAAAATTCGCTGCCGTCAGTAAAGCCCTTTGTCAAAATCGGCAATGCCATAAAGCTACCCTACCCTGATAAATCCTTTGATCTCGTCATAGCAATAAACACACTTCATAATTTAAAAGGCGAAGAGCTTAACGTGGCATTGCGAGAGATGGAACGCGTGAGTGCTAAAGATAAATACACCATCAATGACGCTTATCTTAATGACGAAGAAAGAGCTGCTCTGATGAAATGGAATCTCACCGCCGTAACTATCTTACATCGCAGAGAGTGGGAAAAACTCTTCAGCCAAGTTGGGTACAGTGGTGATTATTATTGGTTTACCCCTTAACTTTTAAACTTGCTGAGTTTGGTAAGTGTCGCGTTAATCCATTCATCATTTTGAATATTGCTTGTTCCCGTTTTACACAAGATTTTGAAATGATCATATTCAAGTGCCCATGTGGGATCAGATTGGGTCAGAGTTTGTACTTCTTCCGGAGGTCTCCCACTGGGTAAAACACGTTTACGAACGGTGAATGTGCTTGGCCCCCATTTACACAGACATTCAATATGAGCGGAGCCATTTTCAGCATACACATCGGCATGAAAAGTATTGCGCCAAGATAAGAGCGTTGCTTCAAAAAACAAGGAGGGGCTGGAGTCTCGAGTTCCAAAGTGAACGTGATCGTATGATTTGTTCTCAAAACAATCAAAGCTGAGGGGCTTGAATTCGCGATTTCTCAAATCTCCAAATAAAAAATTCGCAGTATCTAAAAGATGTGAGCCTAGATCAGGAAGAACGCCATCGCCCTTATCGCGCCAAACAGAATTGCGCACATCGCGAGCCGTACCATTGCCATAAAAAAACTTTGCCATATGAATTTTGCCCAAAATGCCTGACTCAATACACTTTTTTAGATTAATAAAATGTGGCTCAAATCGATGATTGTAAGCCGTATATGCTGTGGTTTTATTTTTTTCGGCAAGCTGCTGAAGTTCGACAAGTTGATTTTGATTTTCAGTCAATAATGGTTTTTCAACCAATACGTGTTTCTTATTTGAGAGGAGATAATGAAGCAATTCAAATTTTGGTTGATCAGGAGTACAAACCAAAGCCGCATCATATTTATCAAGAGGCACTTCTTTAATATTTTTGTAATCAGCATTTGGGTTTACTGGATCAACAACTCCAATGACATCTTTTCCTGCGATTGCCCGACGCTTATGCCCTTGGATACCAAGGCCAACGACAATGACCCTCATGAATATTGAGCTCGTTTTTCGTTGATATCGAGAATCTTCATGACTTCTTCAGGGGGCACGGGGTTGTTACCCTCATGTTCGCAAGCGACTGCGGCAGCCATAGAACCTAAAATAGACGCGATAACTTCAGACTTTGTCGCAATAAGTGCAAGTGTGGCGTAAGAGACAAGTGCGTCACCCGCCCCGACTGGATCCACAAGTCTTTCCACAAAAGTATCGATGGTGAAAAATGCCCGAGGATCGTTATCATCATTGCGAGGGCGATACGTGATGATCCCCCGCTCTCCTAATTTTAAAATCAGGTATTTGCACTCTGCGGCTTTGTAAAGATCAAGAGCTAAAGGGCGAATAACCGAGTCTTGATCACCTAAGGCAAAACGCGCTTCCCGTTCGTTAGGTGTGATAAGATCAAATCCTCTGAACTCTAAGATATTTCCCCAACGACTGGCCACTTGGCTATCTGCCACGCGCATCGTATTTTTAGGAATGGAATCAATCAATGCAGGAATCGTTCGGCGGCTGAAAATTCCATGTCTAAAATCACTAAAAACAACAGCATCAGATTTTGTATCACTAATGGAATTTTTAAATTCAGAAAGTACTTTGTCTGAAATCGGACGGTTATCCAGCTTATCAACTTTTAATAAATGATAACCTTTTGCAATAAACGCATTTTTTTGTGTGGTGGGACGTGTTTTATCGACGAGCGCATTGCATTCAATGCCTTCAACTTTAAGGTCATTTAAAACGAAATCCTTTAAAGGATCTTCACCTAATACAGTGGTGAGTTTTACTTTTGCGCCCGTTTTTCTCATGTGTTTTGCAACGACGGCAGCACCCCCTACAAAATCCACTTGATCTTCGTACTTCACACTAAAAGTTGGAGTTTTTGTACCGCTGCCAATCATGGAGCAATGGGTGTAAGAATCCACGATTGTGTCACCAACAACATGAAGGGAGATGTCTTTAAAAGCAGAAAGAGTTTTTCGAAGATCATCGAAAGTAATGTTCTCTGATTTCATCAAAGTAACAAGTTTATCAATTGAAATTTTTGGCGGTGTATTTTCGATAATGGCCGATGAAGAGTAGACCACATCACCTGGTGTGAAGATAATCTCTCCGCCGTAGCTTTCAAGAACATCTATTTCTTCTTTAGTTTTGGGGGGAATATTAGTCGTATTACTGTAATCATAACCTTTGGCGAAATAATCAGGTTGTAAAAACTTGAGATTCTCTAGCGGTGTTGAACGCTCGTCAATAATGACATAATCAACTACTTCGAGAGCCGCTAAGTTCATGGCGCGCAATTGTTCAGGCACAAAGGGTCGCAGCTGACCTTTGTTGATAAAAATATCACTGGTGAGACTTGCAATCAGAACATGGGCTTTTTCTTTAGCGTAGATAAGATGACGAATATGGCCTGGATGAACAATGTCAAATGTGCCGTGGCACATGATCACAGATTTTTTGCGAGGGCGAGGGCCAATGATTTCGCGCAATTCTTCTCTGGTTTTAATTTTGCGCTTAAAGTCCTCGGGTTTAGTTTTTTTCGCCATGCAATAAGTCTCCTAATTGGGCAATACAACCTGTTTCACTAGTCTTATAACGACCTCAATATAAATGTAAATTTATACCTTGCGCAATGGGGAAACCATTGAAAAAGCCTCAGTCACCACTAAAATCCTTAATGGGCTTGCTTAGAGGGGATTTACGACTTGACTCCGCAGCACTGCGCTATTAAAATTAAGCTCATTAAAAAAATAAATTCGAGGCGGCATGCAAACAGACAAATTGGTTACCGAAAACCGAGAAACAAAAGACAGTAAAATATTCAAACGCGGTGATGAGATACTCAATCGTATCTTTCCAAAAAGGGAAATCAAAAAAACACTCCTCATTACCCCACCAGACGCAAGCAAAGAACTCTTTCGTATGGAAACCGCAAGAAGGCTGCGTTACACAAATTACCCTCCTTACGGATTAGCTGTCTTAGCAACCCAACTTGAAAAAGTGGGTGTAACCGTCGAAATACTTAACCTCAATCATACCGTGATCAAAGCCGCCACTGAAACTAATGATCCAGAAAAATTTGATTTTGACGCTGTCTGGAAAGAAGCACTCGTTAAAAAACTCAAAGAATTTAATCCAGATATGGTTGGTATCACATGCATGTTCACTATGACTCACACCTCTCTAAAGCGAGTTTGTGAACTCATAAGCACCCATAAAGTGCCAATTGGTATTGGCGGTGTTCATGTGAGTAATGATGTTGAGCGTGTACTCAAAGATATTTCCTCTGCTGATATTGCGTTTCTTAAAGAAGGCGACAACAGCCTTAAGAATTTTATTCAAGTGGTGAATAAAAAATCACCGGTCAATATTCTCGGCCAAACAATACTTCGCGAGGGCGATGAGTATGTTCGTTTTTTAAACGATCTTCGTCCTAATTCAGAAGATCTTAATGTTTTGCCTAGCCATGACCTCATCACAGATCTTTCCAATTATTCAAATCATGGCACCGTCGGTGCTTTTTATTGGCTCAGACCCAAGGGAACAAAATTTGCCACAGCACTTTCTAATCGCGGCTGTCGCGCTCGTTGCACTTTTTGTAGCGTGAGAAACTTCAATGGTACCGGTGTTAGACTAAGATCAGCCCGCGTTGTTGTTGATGAACTTGAGCATTTACGTGATGTTCACGGCATCACTCACGTTATGTGGCTCGATGACGACTTGTTGAATGACAAAGAATCCGCAATGGAACTCTTTAATGAAATGGTGAGACGTAAACTCAATATGACTTGGGACGCCACCAATGGCCTCATTGCATTTTCGTGCACTGAAGAGATGATTTCCGCAGCAGAAGCTTCAGGTTGTGTGGCTGTAAATATCGGAATGGAATCGGGCAATGCAAAAATACTTCATGAAGTTAGAAAACCAGGTAAAGTAGAAACCTTTCTTAAAGCCGCAGAAGTTCTTCGAAGACATCCAAAAATTTACGCCAGTGTTTTATTGATGGTTGGTTTCCCAGGTGAAACTTTAAATATGGTTTTTGACACCATTAAAGTAGCTAAAGAAATGGATTTAGATTGGTACAGAATCAGCCCACTTCAGCCACTTCCAAATACCCCCATATACGATTCCATGGTAGCTCAAGGATTATTACAAGATATGGATACTGCAAAAACAGTATTCCAAGGTGGTGCATACGGTCGTCAAATTGCAATTGAAGCAGGCATAAGTCTTTCAACTCCGAATTTCGAAGAGGCTTTTAAAGAAATCAAACCCGATCAAATTCCCAACAGTGAACAAATCACGGATATTTGGTTTTATATGAACTACCATCTTAATTTTCACAGACTTTTTCATGAAGATCGCCCTATAAAAATTAAACAACAAATGGCCAATCTTCAAAACTTGACTGATGTTATTGCACCTGAAAATGGATTTGCTTTATACTTCCTTGCGGTTCTTCAACAGCGCACCCAAGGTTTTATCGAAGCAGGGCTTGAAGAACGTTTGCAACGAAGACTCAATACATCAGATTACTGGCGTGATCGTCTCAATGCGTTTGGATTAAGTACTAATGATTTCAACTCGCCAACTTTTGGAAGAGCAAGCAATCCTGTATCTGGGTTATGAATCAAACAGAGACACACAAAGTAAATGATAACAGTCAAGAGTTGACGCGCACTGAATTTTGGAATGCGCTCAATCAAAATTCAAAAATCAAACCGGATATTTTTGACTGTCAATTTACCAAGAGTTATTTAGCTGCTCCTGAAAATTACGAAGCCATTAAAAAATCTGTATTTGAAATCATTCTAGGTTCATTACCAAAAAGTGAAATTCACTCAGTGAAGACTCCAAATGATTATGAACGCATCATTGAACAGATCAATGGTACAAAATCACTGGCTATCAAAAAAAACTGGGACCTCTTTGTAAAACTTGAAAAATCAGTGATCGATGAACTTGATCGCTTGGGTTTAACTTCCTTGATAAAGGGAATTGAATTCCCAATTAATGTTCGTGTCGCACACGGCAGAGCACCAGAGGAATACAAAGAGACCGATTATGCCACTGATCATCTTCATAGTGATTTATGGGCTGGGGAACCTGACGATATTATAAATTGTCTGATGTACATCGATGGCGATCTCAAATCGACGTATATGGAACTTTATAACCCCTTAGAATCTAAAGTTGCAGCCATAGCCTCTTTTAACGGACCTTACCGCGCATTTGATGCAAAAATGGAAGGTATTGAAAAGGTCAATTACGTAGCTCAAGAAGGGCAATTCATTTTATTCGATGGCGTGTGTCCACACCAGACTATCAGAAAAGGTGGAGGAGCTCGCATCAGCATTGATTTTCGAATCAGACGTGTTGACCCCTACAAAAATACTGAAGATAAGCCTTACAGAAGTGGGATGTGGGGGAAATATTGGTATCTTGATTCAAAAAGCGAAACATTCCAACAGCGCTGCGAAAACGAATTAATAAAACTGCATGAAAGTAGACTAGAAGTTATTCCAAAGAGAACAGCTTGGATCACCAAAATGAACAATCTTTCAAAAGCCACTGCCCCCTAACAAACTAGATTGTCGGTTTGTTAGAAAGACCTAGATCATGATAAAAATCTTGTTTGCGTTGGAAAATCAGAGATAATTCTGAAGGTGCGCTAAAAAAAGCAGTGTCCCCAGTAGTTTTTGATATCTCACAATATAAATATTTGGCTTGAAGATGTCGCAAATAGGGTTTGATGGTGAGACTTGTTTTAAAGCATTCAGCGGCCTTTTGATATCGATGTGCACCAAAATAAATATTCCCGATAAAATCTGAATGAAGAAAAGCACCAGGTCGAAGACTCAGTGATTTTGTGAGCATTTTATCCGCGAAGTCATCAAGACGCGCATCTTGCAAAAGTTTTCCTGCCCTAGCCATGGTGTAATAATCTATGGGGCTCTTTGTGATGGCATCATTGATAAAACCAAGAGCCTCATCTTTTCGTGAGACTTCAAGCAACAGGTTGCCGTAAGTCAGCAATGCCTGATAGTTGTCGGATTTAGGTGCGCACAATTCTATAAACTCGTTAATTAAAGTTTTTCTAAATTCATCAGCATCCGGCTTTGAAGATGATGTTCTGGCAATGCTTAAAAGTAAAGCGGCACATGAATCAGGTGAAATCGTAAAAAGTTTTTTGCAAAGACTTACTACGAGATCAAACTCACCTGCTCGAACCGCAGTTTTTGCCAATGAATTACAGCGTGTTAAATCTGCATCGCAGTTTTTCTCAAGATCTTGAAATATCTTTTTTGCATTCAAAGAATTTCCAATGAGAGCTGTGATTTCAGCGCGTTTAAGCTTAAGAAAATAATCTTCATTGCTCGCATTTTCTGTTTTGCTTAAAACCACTTCTGTTTCTTTGGCAAAATTAAATCGAGATAATAAATAAGCAAATCGTGTCAACCAAGTGGGGCTTGATGAGTCTTTCATACACTTCATCAAAAGATCACGCCCAGATTCTTTGTTGTGTAGAACCATTTGAATGGCCGAAATATAGGCCGTCCAGTATTCAGACTCATGCAAGTTACTTAAATGCAAAGTGTGCTTTTCACAAATCGATTGTAATTGCTGAGTAATTTTATCGGCTGAAAAATTCTGCTCATTCTCTGCTTTCAATTTCATCAGCTGGAGCATTTCATTTTGAACATGCCAAACAGCCTCAACATTGCGTTGGGTGAAACTCTTCTCACTCAGAGACTTAGCTTTTGTCTGACCATATATTTCAACAAATGGCTTTGTTGTGAAAAAAATGGATTTGTTTAAATTTTCAATAAACTCAAGTGGTACCGAAAGGCCATGTTTTACAAGGATCCCCTGAATCTGATTAAAGGCTTGGTCTGGTGAAAATCGTCGAGGTAAACCACTCAGTTCATTCACAAGCTCAGGTGAATTTGAAATAAATCCTGAAAGAAAACCATTCCACAATACGCGAAGAACAAGACGGCGCGTTTCAGGATTCTCTTTTTCACGAGTTCTAAAAAAAATAAATCTAGCTTGTTCAGATTCAGAGCAACTCTCAATCTGGTAGGCAATTTCAG is a genomic window of Oligoflexia bacterium containing:
- a CDS encoding transketolase C-terminal domain-containing protein; the protein is MSVMKFTEAIQDAYAQTMRAHPEVFLVGVGLIDPKAVFGTLNGLYKEFGPERVVEGPLAEQMLTGFAFGAATLGLRPVLIHHRVDFLPLTWDQIGNHMAKWYYMFGGQQKVPCVIRGIVGRGWGNGPQHTQSLHGFAASTPGVKVVVPANAAEAKGLMVSAILDDEPVIYIDHRWLHSDTGEVPGGLYQIPIGKAHVMLEGKDATIIAIGPMVQEAMIAAEKLAALGKSVEVINLRTVRPIDFDTIMTSVEKTGHLLVADSDWPHFGVASAIISEVTQKIFKALKHAPSAITWPNHPVPASYALDVHYYPMAKDIVNAVTQMLSGESTLSHHISTTNKSHSGTLSGPF
- a CDS encoding PfkB family carbohydrate kinase — protein: MAKKTKPEDFKRKIKTREELREIIGPRPRKKSVIMCHGTFDIVHPGHIRHLIYAKEKAHVLIASLTSDIFINKGQLRPFVPEQLRAMNLAALEVVDYVIIDERSTPLENLKFLQPDYFAKGYDYSNTTNIPPKTKEEIDVLESYGGEIIFTPGDVVYSSSAIIENTPPKISIDKLVTLMKSENITFDDLRKTLSAFKDISLHVVGDTIVDSYTHCSMIGSGTKTPTFSVKYEDQVDFVGGAAVVAKHMRKTGAKVKLTTVLGEDPLKDFVLNDLKVEGIECNALVDKTRPTTQKNAFIAKGYHLLKVDKLDNRPISDKVLSEFKNSISDTKSDAVVFSDFRHGIFSRRTIPALIDSIPKNTMRVADSQVASRWGNILEFRGFDLITPNEREARFALGDQDSVIRPLALDLYKAAECKYLILKLGERGIITYRPRNDDNDPRAFFTIDTFVERLVDPVGAGDALVSYATLALIATKSEVIASILGSMAAAVACEHEGNNPVPPEEVMKILDINEKRAQYS
- a CDS encoding radical SAM protein, encoding MQTDKLVTENRETKDSKIFKRGDEILNRIFPKREIKKTLLITPPDASKELFRMETARRLRYTNYPPYGLAVLATQLEKVGVTVEILNLNHTVIKAATETNDPEKFDFDAVWKEALVKKLKEFNPDMVGITCMFTMTHTSLKRVCELISTHKVPIGIGGVHVSNDVERVLKDISSADIAFLKEGDNSLKNFIQVVNKKSPVNILGQTILREGDEYVRFLNDLRPNSEDLNVLPSHDLITDLSNYSNHGTVGAFYWLRPKGTKFATALSNRGCRARCTFCSVRNFNGTGVRLRSARVVVDELEHLRDVHGITHVMWLDDDLLNDKESAMELFNEMVRRKLNMTWDATNGLIAFSCTEEMISAAEASGCVAVNIGMESGNAKILHEVRKPGKVETFLKAAEVLRRHPKIYASVLLMVGFPGETLNMVFDTIKVAKEMDLDWYRISPLQPLPNTPIYDSMVAQGLLQDMDTAKTVFQGGAYGRQIAIEAGISLSTPNFEEAFKEIKPDQIPNSEQITDIWFYMNYHLNFHRLFHEDRPIKIKQQMANLQNLTDVIAPENGFALYFLAVLQQRTQGFIEAGLEERLQRRLNTSDYWRDRLNAFGLSTNDFNSPTFGRASNPVSGL
- a CDS encoding thiamine pyrophosphate-dependent dehydrogenase E1 component subunit alpha, with product MATQNASQLDHQVIEKVYSLALRIRMLEDALAREYPKAEMKTPIHLCTGQEAIAAGVCANLTKDDIAYAYYRSHGWYLAKGGNLDEMVSEFFGKATGCSRGFGGSMHLIDLKVGFQGTTAIVGAAIPHAVGAAFTIKYKKQNHVAIAAFGDGASEEGLFQESLMFAAVRKLPVIFICENNGLATNTWINERQPDVPIYKRGAGFGVNSVQVDGNNALEVYKAMNAAVARARAGEGPSFIECKTYRILEHCGPNYDVSVGYRTQKEVDDWKLKDPIAFLETIVSSDAKERLRKKHQDEIDAAFVFARQAPFPTSMIPEGYSCP
- a CDS encoding Gfo/Idh/MocA family oxidoreductase encodes the protein MRVIVVGLGIQGHKRRAIAGKDVIGVVDPVNPNADYKNIKEVPLDKYDAALVCTPDQPKFELLHYLLSNKKHVLVEKPLLTENQNQLVELQQLAEKNKTTAYTAYNHRFEPHFINLKKCIESGILGKIHMAKFFYGNGTARDVRNSVWRDKGDGVLPDLGSHLLDTANFLFGDLRNREFKPLSFDCFENKSYDHVHFGTRDSSPSLFFEATLLSWRNTFHADVYAENGSAHIECLCKWGPSTFTVRKRVLPSGRPPEEVQTLTQSDPTWALEYDHFKILCKTGTSNIQNDEWINATLTKLSKFKS
- a CDS encoding DegT/DnrJ/EryC1/StrS family aminotransferase, which codes for MEYFRAKSKQRLERVMTPSKPIVPYTDLGNQAAPLKEQLLNAVGKVIDGGNFILGQNVTEFERAFARYCQTEYATGLANGTCALHLVLRGLDFKQGDEVITAPNSFIASASSIDLAGLRVVFSDVREDMNMDPEKIEAAITPKTKAIMPVHLTGRPAPMKEIIAIAKKHKLFVLEDAAQALGATLNGQRVGSFGDAACFSLHPLKNLFAFGDAGMMTTPRKDIYEKMLKSRTHGLKNRNDCEFFSFNCRLDELQAAMLLVTMTKLEEWTNKRRELAFYYNKNLKPFVEVPEEGPGEFCVYQTYVIKADRRDELLKYLNENGVDAKVHYPTPIHMQEAAQHLGYKENDFPMALKLSKRIMSLPLYPTLKVQQQDLLIDLVRKFYAR
- a CDS encoding DegT/DnrJ/EryC1/StrS family aminotransferase: MHVKYNYLDKQFGDFEEYLPDLRELVASGEFTLGPYVDRFEKKFAKYIGVKHVIAVNNGTDALILSLKAVGVKAGDEVITVANTFYATAGAIVAVGARPVFVDSDDRHLIDVKKIEAAITSKTKAILPVHWAGCPAEMDAVMKIADQHGIPVIEDACPATGAKIGNKMCGSFGKVNAFSMHPLKPLNVMGDGGMIVTNDDKCNEWLRVYRNHGMVDRDHIDMWGINARLQPFQAVIGYKLLDKMESVIGERNRVARQLDKGLADLPDFVRVPRRPEGMREAYQLYLVRVKRRDELLKFLIDNKIEAKVHYPLPLHLQKPARALGYKEGDFPVAEQEAKEIITLPAHQYITPEQGDFIIERIHAFYKK
- a CDS encoding class I SAM-dependent methyltransferase; protein product: MAEVNLLDKYPKIKRNLDERAASTDDDRQIAKQFGKEYFDGTRSTGYGGYRYDGRWKPVVAHFIEHYGLTNKSRILDIGCAKGFMLHDFKEALPDATVAGIDISTYAIENSLPSVKPFVKIGNAIKLPYPDKSFDLVIAINTLHNLKGEELNVALREMERVSAKDKYTINDAYLNDEERAALMKWNLTAVTILHRREWEKLFSQVGYSGDYYWFTP